The Myxococcales bacterium genome includes the window CGTCGGCCGGCATTGCCAGCTGCCACGAATCGAGTTCGCTGGGCGAAGCCAAGGAAAAGCTCGCCAAGGGCATAGCGGTGTGGATCCGCGAGGGCAGCGTCGCCAAAGACGTCGAGGCGCTGGCGCCGCTCATCAACGCGGCGACCTCGCCGTACGTCGGGTTTTGCACCGACGATCGCAATCCGCTCGATATCGCCGAGCAAGGCCATCTCGACTATCTCATCCGGCGCGCCATCGCGCTCGGCGTGCCGATGGAGGCGGCGTACCGCGCGGCCTCGCTGAGCGTGGCGAGGCATTATGGCCTGCGCCACGTCGGCGCCATTGCGCCCGGCTACCGCGCCGATTTGGTGCAGCTCGCCAGCGCCAAGCAGTGCGCCGTGGCGCGGGTGTGGAAGTCCGGCGTCGACGTGCGCGAGCTCGACTCCCTCGCAGACACCGGCGAACGCTTTCCCAATACGATCAAGGTCGGCGAGATTTCCGAGGCGTCGCTGAGAGGCGTTGGCGGCCGCGTCAACGTCATCGGCGTGCGTGAGGGCAAGATCTTAACCAATGCGCTGGTGAAAGATGCCGGCGCGCGTGGCGTCGCACAACTCAGCGTCGTCGAGCGACATGGACATGGCTATGCGCCCGCGAATGGCTACGCCTATGGTTTTGGCGGCACGTTTGCGGGCGCGATCGTTTCAAGCGTCGGCCACGATAGCCATAATCTCATCGGCGTGGCGTCGAACCCGCGCGATCTAAAGGTGGGGCTTGAGTGCGTGCGGCGGTCGGCGGGCGGTTTTGCCGTGGTGCGCGATGGCGTCGTCGTGGCATCGCTTGCCCTACCGTTTGGCGGCCTGATGTCGGCGGCGCCACCGGCGCAGATTGAACAAGGGTTGCGGCGTTTGCGCCAGGCCAGCGCCGGCATTGGCTGCGAACTCGCCGAGCCGTTTTTACAGCTAGCCTTTTTAAGCCTGCCGGTGATACCCAAGCTTAAGCTCACCGATCGGGGCCTAGTGGATGTCGATAAATTTGCT containing:
- the ade gene encoding adenine deaminase, producing MTPSPQSPTSAQLARRIDAAMGRTPCDLVLTNAVYLDVFSLAWRKGAISVHDGVIVGVEAPLRARRRVDLKGARLVPGFIDAHVHIESSLVTPEVFETLVLPKGTTTAICDPHELTNVIGIAGLKRFLASASHLRLDLRVMLSSCVPATHAGLETNGAGVIDYAALAPLAKHPHALGLAEMMNMPGVLHNDPGVLEKLAGFAGMPIDGHAPMLSGQALSAYASAGIASCHESSSLGEAKEKLAKGIAVWIREGSVAKDVEALAPLINAATSPYVGFCTDDRNPLDIAEQGHLDYLIRRAIALGVPMEAAYRAASLSVARHYGLRHVGAIAPGYRADLVQLASAKQCAVARVWKSGVDVRELDSLADTGERFPNTIKVGEISEASLRGVGGRVNVIGVREGKILTNALVKDAGARGVAQLSVVERHGHGYAPANGYAYGFGGTFAGAIVSSVGHDSHNLIGVASNPRDLKVGLECVRRSAGGFAVVRDGVVVASLALPFGGLMSAAPPAQIEQGLRRLRQASAGIGCELAEPFLQLAFLSLPVIPKLKLTDRGLVDVDKFALIPVRAA